In Paenibacillus sonchi, a single genomic region encodes these proteins:
- a CDS encoding glycosyltransferase, with translation MDPRHKLLSDLILSEQYEEAEQSGKKHVREFPIDPQGWLLLGEALMKQGHGQAAQKLFNRSVLLDPKATWMSFMQKELQKVPLGEVSDELKQLLSVPEVTVSAAIIVKDEERSIERCIQSILNAVDEIIVVDSGSTDQTLSILRKFPQVKVYQMKWNDSFAELRNEALSHVHSQWVFWLDADEWLDEEDRGLIRLTAGIFSRLKGLIPALQPCIVNYVKDGTLREFSVPRLFPTDKGIYFSGRIHEQIATAEEGIFTTRVLHKPVGIRLHHDGYEPQIKAGKDKANRNLKLLEQMTEEEPTNPGWWYFLGRETMDSEGSKRSLECFEKVIEYGKDNRHFGRMAEVYMLMGKIHNSQSRLDQAEEYYRKALALHPDYPDAHFYLASIATLKAQKLLSTAMKHVQLAATGFHTYRGPVVPDQDIRHWKADALKSDIFVQNGQIAEGAALLRSLKLKAPNKKVISEKIKYIEKQKQQLLLQNLRLSNFERRDIGE, from the coding sequence ATGGATCCCAGACACAAGCTGCTATCGGATTTGATTCTGAGCGAGCAGTATGAAGAAGCTGAGCAATCAGGTAAAAAGCATGTGCGAGAATTTCCTATCGACCCTCAGGGGTGGCTGCTTCTAGGTGAGGCTCTAATGAAGCAGGGTCATGGACAAGCTGCACAAAAGCTATTCAACCGATCCGTATTGCTTGATCCCAAAGCAACATGGATGTCATTTATGCAAAAAGAGCTGCAAAAAGTACCCTTGGGAGAAGTCAGTGATGAGCTCAAACAATTGCTCTCCGTTCCGGAGGTGACCGTCTCGGCTGCCATTATTGTTAAGGATGAAGAACGGAGCATCGAAAGATGCATTCAGAGCATACTGAACGCGGTCGATGAAATTATCGTTGTAGATTCAGGATCAACCGACCAGACCTTGTCCATCCTGCGGAAATTTCCGCAGGTCAAGGTCTATCAAATGAAGTGGAATGACAGTTTTGCTGAACTGCGCAATGAAGCGTTGAGCCATGTCCATTCCCAATGGGTATTCTGGCTGGATGCGGATGAATGGCTGGATGAGGAGGATCGTGGCCTGATCCGCCTTACCGCCGGCATTTTCAGCAGGCTGAAAGGATTAATTCCGGCCTTGCAGCCGTGTATCGTCAACTATGTGAAGGACGGAACGCTTCGGGAATTTTCTGTTCCCCGCCTGTTCCCGACGGATAAAGGGATCTACTTCAGCGGCAGAATTCATGAGCAGATTGCTACAGCGGAAGAGGGCATCTTTACTACCCGCGTTCTGCATAAACCGGTGGGTATCCGTCTACATCATGACGGCTACGAGCCTCAGATCAAAGCCGGAAAGGACAAGGCGAACCGCAATCTCAAGCTTTTGGAACAGATGACAGAGGAAGAGCCGACGAATCCCGGCTGGTGGTACTTTCTTGGCAGGGAAACGATGGATTCGGAGGGCAGTAAACGGTCATTGGAATGCTTTGAGAAGGTGATTGAATACGGCAAAGATAACCGGCATTTTGGACGTATGGCTGAAGTCTACATGCTTATGGGGAAGATTCATAATTCACAGAGCCGCCTTGACCAGGCAGAGGAGTACTACCGGAAAGCTCTGGCGCTGCATCCCGACTATCCGGACGCCCACTTCTATCTGGCGAGCATTGCCACTCTGAAAGCCCAGAAGCTGCTGAGCACCGCCATGAAGCATGTACAACTCGCAGCTACCGGGTTTCATACGTATCGCGGTCCGGTTGTTCCGGATCAGGATATCCGCCATTGGAAGGCAGACGCGCTGAAGTCCGATATTTTTGTGCAGAATGGTCAAATCGCTGAAGGTGCTGCCCTGCTGCGTTCTTTGAAGCTTAAAGCACCCAATAAAAAGGTCATCAGCGAAAAAATAAAGTACATTGAAAAACAAAAACAGCAGTTGCTGCTGCAAAACCTTAGACTCTCCAATTTTGAAAGGAGGGATATCGGTGAGTAG
- a CDS encoding FecR domain-containing protein, with protein MSRTFCRLILLFSFVALLTCSFNIKIVAAEKGAAYIDEVSGEVTVKLAGGIKTVAAFANMPLSQGDQILTGHNASAIVRVAKPESVNTIGPDSRVSIAKLARKTAGSKFSLKLWTGSMWNSVNALSAGDEAVVETPGARLNVRGTNFLVRVQADGTLSVFAASGLVEADLTTKSSSGDASILVAPTQQLNVFPANLPRELHNALTIVDVEELVKQSNPFILKAIIASTSAIITENNAFIQSLQKDLNTNTQPVIERGGVESDIYIRSQQELQAYAANLNNFISNVAYEAVRASKLDSAELTRLITEINRQIADSSQTVRLSGVDPINPLAGVNPTSAPGKEQERIRLEAVRKEIEQKQQLLQNDFKANVSLTLQQLTDLRNELAAANQSILEKLQEDAEKRYTAQLSPEELAVYKKNKQELAAGHLDPAAKPAVPASVTPDSSSDDPGITLVQTKTETGFNLSIHLKQFTGSSALYAAEFHFISDNSLVAGGSGARLLNNSYFPPANSTDVLKTITGTMGNAPVVKTETIYAATQFGAASDVAISDGVLATIPFKVTGSGTLKLFYVKIVDSTGKVILELTDAAAGLPPVIVYSK; from the coding sequence GTGAGTAGAACATTTTGCAGGCTCATACTCTTATTTTCCTTTGTCGCTCTTCTAACATGCTCCTTCAACATTAAGATAGTTGCAGCAGAGAAAGGAGCGGCATACATTGACGAAGTCAGCGGAGAAGTAACCGTTAAGCTTGCCGGCGGGATCAAGACCGTCGCCGCGTTTGCCAATATGCCGCTATCTCAAGGAGATCAAATCCTTACAGGTCATAATGCAAGCGCGATAGTCAGGGTTGCTAAACCGGAATCCGTAAATACCATCGGCCCCGATTCGCGGGTCTCGATTGCCAAACTTGCCCGTAAGACAGCAGGAAGCAAATTCTCGCTCAAGCTGTGGACTGGTTCCATGTGGAATTCTGTAAACGCCCTTTCGGCAGGCGATGAAGCAGTCGTCGAAACCCCTGGTGCAAGACTCAATGTCCGTGGCACCAATTTTCTGGTCCGGGTTCAGGCAGACGGGACTTTATCCGTATTTGCTGCTTCAGGTCTTGTAGAGGCTGATCTTACAACAAAAAGTTCTTCCGGTGATGCATCAATCCTGGTGGCGCCTACACAACAGCTTAATGTTTTTCCCGCCAACTTGCCCCGGGAACTGCATAATGCACTGACTATTGTAGATGTTGAGGAATTGGTCAAGCAAAGCAATCCGTTCATTCTTAAGGCTATAATCGCCAGCACTTCTGCCATAATTACAGAGAATAATGCTTTTATCCAGAGTTTGCAGAAGGACCTTAATACAAATACGCAGCCGGTCATTGAACGCGGCGGTGTCGAATCCGATATTTACATCAGGAGTCAGCAGGAGCTTCAGGCATATGCAGCCAACTTGAATAACTTCATCTCCAATGTCGCTTATGAAGCGGTCCGTGCGTCCAAGCTGGATTCGGCCGAGCTTACGAGACTTATTACGGAGATCAACCGGCAAATTGCGGATTCGAGCCAAACCGTCCGCTTATCCGGTGTTGATCCCATCAATCCACTGGCAGGTGTAAACCCCACGTCAGCTCCCGGAAAAGAGCAAGAACGGATCCGTCTGGAGGCAGTGCGCAAGGAGATTGAGCAGAAGCAGCAGCTCCTGCAGAACGACTTCAAGGCCAATGTATCCCTGACCCTGCAGCAGCTAACGGACCTCAGAAATGAGCTTGCTGCTGCTAACCAGTCGATTCTTGAGAAGCTGCAGGAAGATGCGGAGAAAAGATACACCGCCCAGCTGTCACCGGAAGAGCTTGCAGTATACAAAAAAAACAAACAGGAATTGGCAGCCGGACATCTGGATCCGGCCGCAAAACCTGCCGTTCCCGCCTCGGTGACGCCTGACAGCTCCTCCGATGATCCGGGGATCACATTGGTTCAAACCAAAACGGAGACTGGCTTTAATCTGTCTATCCATCTAAAGCAATTTACCGGATCAAGCGCTTTGTATGCAGCAGAGTTTCATTTTATCAGTGATAATTCGCTTGTGGCCGGCGGCTCCGGTGCAAGACTGCTGAACAATTCTTATTTCCCTCCCGCAAACAGTACGGATGTGCTGAAGACTATTACGGGAACCATGGGAAACGCTCCGGTAGTGAAGACGGAAACCATTTACGCGGCAACACAGTTTGGAGCTGCATCCGATGTTGCGATTTCCGATGGAGTTCTTGCAACCATTCCTTTTAAGGTGACGGGGAGCGGAACACTGAAACTATTTTATGTCAAAATTGTTGATAGCACGGGCAAGGTGATTCTTGAATTGACCGATGCGGCAGCAGGTTTACCGCCGGTTATTGTATACAGCAAGTGA
- a CDS encoding stalk domain-containing protein, translated as MTLLRKFTLTLVVVLQVLGSSSYASAAAAPLYNETGGLISQISRLAGSGMFGEQEGTASSASFRQTAGLAVGANDELYISDALNHKIQKLSSGRLSVYAGPSSSILRDAGGQPLGALLDGSREHSLFQAPVGLAFGADGSLYVADSANNAIRKIASSGEVTTLSGNGKIGSADGKGAAATFYHPEGIAVAPNGEVYVADTLNHLIRKISPDGTTVTLNTASERVVERYPGLALPAGDFKDGALEQALFNEPTGLALDAKGNLYVSDSGNQRIRYIDFSLNRVSTLAGGDAAVYASNALYATEGYKNGAANKAAFHFPKGIALDAAGGLLIADSGNHVIRYLKNGAVSTVAGSPAGEAGFQDGIESSALFDSPLDVAVASNGTIYVADSGNSMIRAIVPYRLPAGISANQAGITVMVGTQQIQFDAKPEISKNRVMVPVRQIAEGLSYTLTFSKDGQTVTLEKKGQAIELYLGSTTIKRKAQSGAGTIGKTDAAPYVKNNRIFVPLRFFAEEAGMDVQWVKSYQTAILRSK; from the coding sequence ATGACTTTATTGCGTAAATTTACATTGACTCTTGTTGTTGTCCTCCAGGTACTTGGTTCCTCATCCTATGCATCCGCGGCAGCAGCTCCCTTATATAATGAAACGGGCGGACTGATCTCGCAAATCTCCAGACTCGCCGGCAGCGGAATGTTTGGCGAACAGGAAGGAACCGCTTCGTCGGCTTCTTTCAGACAGACTGCGGGTTTAGCGGTCGGTGCAAACGATGAATTGTATATTTCCGATGCGCTGAACCACAAGATTCAAAAGCTAAGCTCGGGCCGCCTCAGCGTATATGCCGGACCGTCTTCTTCAATTCTCAGAGATGCTGGCGGACAGCCCCTGGGAGCCCTTCTTGATGGCAGCCGGGAGCATTCGTTATTTCAAGCCCCTGTTGGCCTTGCTTTTGGAGCTGACGGAAGCCTTTACGTGGCAGACAGTGCCAATAACGCTATCCGTAAAATTGCTTCTTCTGGAGAAGTTACAACACTGTCGGGGAATGGGAAAATCGGTTCGGCCGACGGAAAAGGAGCGGCAGCCACCTTCTATCATCCCGAGGGGATTGCTGTTGCTCCCAACGGCGAAGTATATGTTGCAGATACCCTAAATCACCTGATCCGCAAAATCAGTCCGGATGGAACCACCGTCACTCTAAACACCGCATCAGAGAGAGTGGTTGAGCGTTATCCAGGACTTGCGCTGCCTGCGGGTGATTTCAAGGATGGTGCGCTGGAACAAGCGTTGTTTAATGAGCCGACAGGACTTGCGTTGGATGCCAAGGGGAATTTGTACGTCAGCGATTCCGGTAATCAGCGGATCCGCTACATAGACTTTTCCCTGAACCGGGTTAGCACCCTGGCCGGAGGAGACGCAGCGGTGTATGCCAGCAATGCTCTTTATGCTACGGAAGGGTACAAGAATGGCGCAGCGAACAAGGCGGCCTTCCATTTCCCGAAGGGCATCGCTCTTGATGCCGCCGGCGGTCTTCTGATAGCCGATTCCGGAAACCATGTGATCCGTTATCTCAAGAACGGTGCCGTAAGTACGGTGGCCGGCAGCCCAGCGGGGGAAGCCGGCTTTCAGGACGGTATTGAGAGCAGCGCTCTTTTTGATTCCCCGCTGGATGTAGCTGTCGCCTCGAATGGAACCATTTATGTCGCGGATTCAGGCAACAGCATGATCAGAGCGATCGTTCCTTACCGGCTGCCGGCAGGCATTTCCGCAAATCAGGCAGGAATCACCGTAATGGTCGGTACGCAGCAGATTCAATTTGACGCCAAGCCTGAGATTAGCAAGAACAGGGTGATGGTACCGGTGCGGCAAATTGCCGAAGGGCTTAGTTATACCCTTACATTCAGTAAAGACGGACAAACCGTTACATTGGAGAAAAAGGGCCAAGCCATTGAGCTTTATCTGGGCTCCACAACCATCAAACGTAAAGCCCAGTCCGGAGCTGGAACAATCGGCAAAACGGACGCCGCCCCCTACGTCAAAAATAACCGTATCTTCGTTCCGCTCCGCTTCTTCGCCGAAGAAGCCGGCATGGATGTGCAGTGGGTTAAGTCCTATCAAACAGCGATATTGCGCTCCAAATAA
- a CDS encoding histidine phosphatase family protein, with translation MRTIVYLIRHAESPYVEGQERERGLSEQGKSDAVRIKSILQKQPIDLFVSSPYARAIQTIQPLAEVQQKEILLMENLRERTIGNIAKLSFVEAKRRVYQDFSAVFEGGESSAEAQARAVRELKLLLEKYEGKTLVIGTHGDIMTLLMNYFDCQYGYDFWQSTTMPDIYRLEFKRRMLAQVRREWGI, from the coding sequence GTGAGAACAATAGTGTATCTGATCCGTCATGCGGAATCTCCCTATGTTGAGGGACAAGAGCGTGAGAGAGGACTATCTGAACAAGGGAAGTCTGATGCTGTGAGAATTAAATCTATTTTGCAAAAACAGCCTATAGATCTGTTTGTCTCCAGCCCTTATGCAAGGGCGATTCAGACGATTCAGCCTTTGGCTGAGGTACAGCAGAAGGAGATCCTTCTGATGGAAAATTTGCGGGAACGAACAATTGGAAATATAGCAAAACTTAGTTTTGTAGAGGCAAAGCGAAGGGTTTATCAGGATTTTTCGGCTGTGTTCGAAGGGGGAGAATCAAGCGCTGAAGCGCAGGCTCGGGCTGTTCGGGAGCTTAAACTTTTATTGGAGAAATATGAAGGGAAGACTCTTGTCATCGGTACGCACGGTGATATTATGACACTACTAATGAATTATTTTGATTGTCAATATGGTTATGATTTCTGGCAATCAACGACAATGCCTGATATCTACCGCTTAGAATTTAAAAGGAGAATGCTTGCCCAAGTAAGGCGGGAGTGGGGGATCTGA
- a CDS encoding GyrI-like domain-containing protein, with translation MIYADLSPQIVTVPETYTMGIRFITTISRNENIAMWQLFNQQIPDTFVGTRYGIFETGATCAADVFNPQSETTAFVGIEFPKEQPILRDMERKTICGGKYARFIHKGIVKDLMQTYHYIWGVWFPKSGYELDNRDDFECYTERFAGENIESSEIDIYFPIK, from the coding sequence ATAATATATGCTGATTTAAGCCCGCAGATTGTTACAGTTCCAGAAACCTACACTATGGGTATTCGTTTCATAACAACCATTAGCAGGAATGAAAACATTGCTATGTGGCAGCTTTTTAACCAGCAGATTCCTGATACTTTTGTGGGTACAAGATACGGTATTTTTGAAACCGGAGCAACCTGTGCTGCAGATGTATTTAATCCTCAAAGCGAAACCACAGCGTTTGTAGGAATTGAATTTCCAAAAGAGCAGCCTATTCTTAGAGATATGGAAAGAAAAACAATATGCGGCGGAAAATATGCAAGGTTTATCCATAAAGGAATCGTAAAAGACTTAATGCAGACCTATCATTATATTTGGGGCGTCTGGTTTCCTAAAAGCGGCTATGAGCTTGATAACCGTGATGACTTTGAATGTTATACTGAACGATTTGCAGGAGAAAACATAGAGAGCTCTGAAATTGATATTTACTTTCCGATTAAGTAG
- a CDS encoding helix-turn-helix transcriptional regulator, which translates to MINNRAIGEAIVFIENSLYEPIAACDVAKAVSYSYYHFHRYFQAIMGETIGSYIRTRRLTQAAWDLVHSEKKILDIGVSLYFETAESFTRAFKDRYDMTPTEYRKNGIDVLIGNRPPAQISDNIC; encoded by the coding sequence TTGATCAACAACAGAGCAATAGGAGAAGCAATCGTATTTATTGAAAATAGTCTGTACGAGCCTATCGCCGCGTGTGATGTTGCTAAAGCGGTTTCCTACTCTTATTATCATTTCCATCGGTATTTTCAGGCCATCATGGGGGAAACGATAGGGAGTTACATAAGAACCCGGCGTTTAACACAAGCTGCATGGGATTTGGTGCACAGTGAAAAAAAGATATTAGATATCGGGGTTTCCCTTTATTTCGAAACAGCGGAAAGCTTTACAAGAGCTTTTAAGGACCGGTATGATATGACCCCAACAGAGTATCGAAAAAATGGGATAGACGTCTTGATAGGAAACAGGCCACCCGCGCAAATTTCCGATAATATATGCTGA
- a CDS encoding C45 family autoproteolytic acyltransferase/hydolase codes for MKGTVLCMEKTKVYFKNFVGTSYEVGTQIGQWVLSTPSLLKQVLLPPNAYPHDKFTKITDLLDRYCQGINEEIKGFADTIGVSSEQALFYAMTYLERGCSLMAVLPSKSKSGHTLMARNYDFNNEMEEMCFAFTNIKGKYRYIGSTLNLFGRCDGMNEHGLAVCKASNGVPVGNFEGGQKAGATGFSFWVVVRSILENCKTVQEAIEWTMSAPIGYNMNLMLADSSNKIALLQCMDGHKSYKLLDEYSEEAFLSVTNHALLEDIKPYQKMIIENSVVRNNKIVEVFTGKKQLSKKDIKTLLSTSYPDGLCCHYYKEFFGTLRSMIFDVNDKTIEMTFGSPQVNEWQTFSVRALEMQEVEVLLPQEKARPEFYKIS; via the coding sequence ATGAAAGGAACGGTGCTGTGCATGGAGAAAACAAAAGTATATTTTAAAAATTTTGTTGGTACAAGCTATGAAGTTGGAACACAAATAGGACAATGGGTTCTCTCAACTCCGAGTTTGCTAAAACAGGTTCTATTACCGCCTAATGCTTATCCACATGACAAGTTTACAAAAATTACGGATTTGCTGGATAGGTATTGCCAAGGTATCAACGAAGAAATAAAGGGCTTTGCCGATACGATTGGGGTATCATCAGAGCAGGCTCTTTTTTATGCCATGACCTATTTAGAACGTGGATGCAGCCTGATGGCAGTATTACCAAGCAAGTCAAAAAGCGGGCATACATTAATGGCCAGAAATTATGATTTTAACAATGAAATGGAAGAAATGTGCTTTGCTTTTACTAATATCAAAGGTAAATATCGTTATATTGGTTCTACATTGAATCTGTTCGGCAGATGCGACGGTATGAATGAACACGGCCTTGCCGTTTGTAAAGCAAGCAACGGTGTACCTGTAGGCAATTTTGAAGGAGGGCAAAAAGCTGGAGCCACAGGTTTTAGCTTCTGGGTTGTGGTACGGAGTATACTGGAAAACTGCAAAACCGTTCAAGAAGCAATTGAATGGACAATGAGCGCACCTATCGGTTATAACATGAACTTGATGTTAGCTGACAGCAGTAACAAAATAGCGTTGCTTCAATGCATGGACGGACACAAATCCTATAAGTTATTAGATGAATATAGCGAGGAAGCTTTTCTAAGTGTTACAAATCACGCGTTATTGGAAGATATTAAGCCCTATCAAAAAATGATAATTGAAAATTCAGTAGTACGAAACAATAAAATTGTTGAGGTGTTTACAGGAAAGAAACAGCTCTCAAAAAAAGATATAAAAACTCTTTTGTCCACTTCCTATCCGGACGGTCTTTGTTGCCATTATTATAAAGAGTTTTTTGGCACATTACGCTCTATGATATTTGATGTAAATGATAAAACTATAGAAATGACATTTGGCTCTCCACAAGTCAATGAATGGCAGACCTTTTCTGTGAGAGCGTTAGAAATGCAAGAAGTTGAAGTGTTGTTGCCGCAAGAAAAAGCCAGACCTGAATTTTATAAAATAAGCTGA
- a CDS encoding GGDEF domain-containing protein, whose protein sequence is MRLREFMSPSGTSAYRQAKWIKRFLQTYWLVIALHFLAQLAAYTFLPYERGAHEFYYGVLLYPTLLMGAVVGIAQWIYRRASKYSFISLFMAGTIIAMIIIHLNMDIRIIGALMLLPIFASAIFYRLDLTFFTFALQAVAFFVMYRWDYWFKYFFSSFDLIAIPIFLVVGTLVASIMIINGRELVSDLEASLMAKQDLLIENAVMRKLSTTDALTDLYNHISFHEFYDKALEYGDQGAPFHLALIDIDNFKLINDKYGHRAGDIILARVAKVIRDLISSADIAARYGGEEFAILFFEKTFEEAEAIADKIRLRLSGTPHEEMDGAAVTVSIGLKSYSQGTTKEQLFEEVDALLYAAKHEGKNKVRTPYSSTVFT, encoded by the coding sequence TTGAGATTACGAGAGTTCATGAGCCCTTCGGGGACCTCGGCCTACCGGCAGGCGAAGTGGATCAAACGTTTTTTGCAGACCTATTGGCTTGTGATTGCCCTGCATTTTCTGGCCCAGCTTGCGGCTTATACTTTTCTCCCGTATGAGAGGGGGGCGCATGAATTTTATTATGGGGTTCTGCTGTACCCGACTTTGCTGATGGGGGCGGTTGTGGGCATAGCCCAGTGGATTTACCGCCGTGCTTCCAAGTATTCGTTCATCTCTCTTTTTATGGCCGGTACCATTATTGCGATGATCATCATCCACCTGAATATGGATATCCGCATTATTGGAGCGCTTATGCTGCTGCCCATCTTCGCTTCGGCGATTTTTTACCGGCTGGATTTAACCTTTTTTACGTTTGCGCTGCAGGCTGTCGCTTTTTTTGTAATGTACCGGTGGGATTATTGGTTTAAGTATTTTTTTAGTTCGTTTGATCTGATTGCCATCCCGATTTTTCTGGTCGTGGGCACCTTGGTGGCCAGCATTATGATTATTAACGGGCGTGAGCTGGTCAGTGATCTGGAGGCATCGCTGATGGCGAAGCAGGATCTGCTGATTGAGAATGCGGTCATGCGCAAGCTGTCGACGACAGATGCATTGACGGATTTGTACAATCATATTTCCTTCCATGAGTTCTACGACAAGGCACTGGAGTATGGGGATCAAGGCGCACCGTTTCATCTGGCCCTGATTGATATCGATAATTTCAAGCTGATCAACGACAAATACGGCCACCGTGCCGGGGATATCATTCTGGCCAGGGTAGCCAAGGTCATTCGGGACCTCATATCATCGGCGGATATTGCCGCCCGTTATGGCGGAGAGGAGTTTGCCATTCTCTTTTTTGAGAAGACCTTTGAAGAGGCTGAAGCGATAGCGGACAAGATTCGCCTGCGGCTCTCCGGAACCCCGCATGAAGAAATGGACGGAGCGGCGGTAACCGTAAGTATCGGGCTTAAAAGCTACTCGCAAGGAACCACCAAAGAACAGCTGTTTGAGGAAGTGGACGCACTGCTCTATGCCGCCAAACACGAGGGGAAAAACAAAGTCCGGACTCCTTATTCATCCACGGTATTTACATAG
- a CDS encoding CGNR zinc finger domain-containing protein: protein MLWDDFINSYWRDWRTGDRSKDKDKLQDQEWLALWLEQHSLRAELPPEPKELEQLQQLRSLLREAVQKLVQDCPPDGELLERLNGYMLMGPVIRQVVQSAEGKVKISLQPQRPDWEQVMAEIASSFAAALVEKDTSRFRICENPDCLWVYYDDTRNRSKRYCDDKMCGNLMKVRRFRARKKAGMEGNFE from the coding sequence GTGTTGTGGGATGATTTCATTAACAGCTACTGGCGGGATTGGCGGACAGGCGACCGCAGCAAAGACAAGGACAAGCTGCAAGATCAGGAGTGGCTGGCCCTCTGGCTGGAACAGCATTCATTGCGGGCAGAGCTGCCGCCAGAGCCTAAAGAGCTGGAGCAATTGCAGCAGCTAAGGAGCTTACTGCGGGAAGCGGTACAGAAGCTGGTGCAGGACTGTCCCCCGGACGGGGAGCTGCTGGAGCGGTTGAACGGTTATATGCTGATGGGGCCGGTCATTCGGCAGGTTGTCCAGAGTGCGGAGGGTAAGGTGAAAATCTCCCTTCAACCGCAGCGCCCGGATTGGGAGCAGGTGATGGCGGAGATTGCGTCTTCTTTTGCCGCTGCGCTTGTGGAGAAGGACACCTCCCGCTTTCGCATCTGCGAGAACCCGGATTGCCTCTGGGTCTATTATGATGATACCCGGAACCGTTCGAAACGTTATTGCGATGATAAAATGTGCGGCAATCTGATGAAGGTGCGCCGTTTCCGGGCACGTAAGAAGGCAGGTATGGAGGGAAACTTTGAATAA
- a CDS encoding DinB family protein, with amino-acid sequence MQNKISDVLLQNWDYVMDIEDWAPPLSAALEGVTREQAVWKPQGEAGNSIWETVNHLTYYKERLLIKLKGLPKLPEAESNDATFTVTESGEEAWEQAVAKLKQVHASLREVIEALEEGAYDWGGSGHAPGEEVMSLILHDSYHTGQIVLVRKLQGSWPTNRSFN; translated from the coding sequence ATGCAGAATAAGATCAGTGATGTTTTGCTGCAAAATTGGGATTATGTCATGGATATCGAGGACTGGGCACCGCCGCTGAGCGCTGCATTGGAAGGGGTGACCCGTGAACAGGCCGTCTGGAAACCGCAAGGCGAAGCGGGCAACTCGATCTGGGAGACGGTTAACCACCTGACCTATTACAAGGAGCGTCTGCTTATCAAGCTCAAAGGCTTGCCGAAACTGCCTGAAGCAGAGAGCAATGATGCTACTTTTACCGTTACGGAGAGCGGGGAAGAGGCATGGGAGCAGGCGGTAGCCAAGCTGAAACAGGTCCATGCTTCCCTGCGGGAAGTGATTGAAGCGCTGGAGGAAGGCGCATATGATTGGGGCGGTTCCGGACATGCTCCGGGAGAAGAAGTGATGAGCCTGATTCTGCATGATTCCTATCATACCGGACAGATCGTGCTGGTCCGCAAGCTGCAGGGCTCCTGGCCGACGAACCGCAGCTTCAATTAA
- the cmpA gene encoding cortex morphogenetic protein CmpA: MPQWLCHQLMKAYYKKDRRQIKLLNECWFFYRNSAEARDSIQREV; the protein is encoded by the coding sequence TTGCCGCAGTGGCTCTGCCATCAGCTCATGAAGGCTTATTACAAAAAAGACCGGCGCCAGATCAAGCTGCTGAACGAATGCTGGTTTTTTTACCGCAATTCCGCCGAAGCGCGTGACTCCATCCAGCGGGAAGTATAG
- a CDS encoding SprT family protein, translating into MSNEELQQWIEQVSQDSFGVPFRHKASFNSRLSTTGGRYFIKSHNIEINPMQLEMFGREETERIIKHELCHYHLHLAKRGYMHRDADFKKLLAMVGGSRFCQTLPGAKARKPLPYRYKLVCTACATEYPRKRKADPKRYRCGNCAGKLKLVALEESQGKAK; encoded by the coding sequence ATGAGCAATGAAGAGCTGCAGCAGTGGATCGAGCAGGTATCGCAGGACAGCTTTGGTGTCCCGTTCCGCCACAAGGCGAGCTTTAACAGCCGGCTGAGCACCACGGGAGGCAGATATTTTATCAAAAGCCATAACATTGAGATCAACCCTATGCAGCTGGAGATGTTCGGACGCGAAGAGACAGAGCGGATCATCAAGCATGAGCTGTGCCATTACCATCTGCATCTCGCGAAGCGGGGATATATGCACCGGGATGCCGATTTCAAAAAACTGCTCGCCATGGTCGGCGGAAGCCGCTTTTGCCAGACCCTGCCGGGAGCGAAGGCACGGAAGCCGCTGCCTTACCGGTACAAGCTCGTCTGCACCGCATGTGCCACGGAGTACCCGCGCAAACGCAAGGCTGATCCGAAGCGCTACCGCTGCGGCAACTGTGCAGGCAAGCTTAAGCTGGTCGCACTGGAAGAATCCCAAGGAAAAGCTAAATAG